From the genome of Methanobrevibacter sp. TMH8, one region includes:
- a CDS encoding ACT domain-containing protein, translated as MKISQLSIFLENKEGRLWNALDALAIGGINIRALSLADTSEFGILRLIVQDPEKAKKILEDNNFIVKIIEVAGIELDDTPGGLATVLKILNDNNINLEYLYAFTHEKTEKAILLLQSNDLNLLLKVLKENNVSIVPPEEVYNL; from the coding sequence ATGAAAATTAGTCAATTATCAATATTCTTAGAAAATAAAGAAGGAAGATTATGGAATGCATTGGATGCATTAGCTATTGGTGGAATAAACATTAGGGCATTATCATTAGCTGATACTTCTGAATTTGGAATTTTAAGACTTATTGTTCAAGATCCTGAAAAAGCTAAAAAGATTCTTGAAGATAATAATTTTATTGTAAAAATTATTGAAGTTGCTGGAATTGAATTAGATGATACTCCAGGAGGTCTTGCTACTGTTTTAAAAATATTAAATGATAATAATATTAATCTTGAATATTTATATGCATTTACTCATGAAAAAACAGAAAAAGCAATATTGTTACTTCAATCTAATGATTTAAATTTACTTTTAAAAGTTTTGAAAGAAAATAACGTTTCTATAGTTCCTCCAGAAGAAGTTTATAATTTATAA
- a CDS encoding phenylacetate--CoA ligase: MIWNKEAECMSREDLREIQLKKLQKTVKKAYECVPYYNKKYTELGVFPEDIETLEDIIKLPFTTKDDLRESYPFGMFAVPPKDIIEVHSSSGTTGKPVVSGYTKKDLEIWSEIMARGLTMMGVDEEDIIQNTHGYGLFTGGFGVHYGAQKVGSIVVPISTGQTRRQIEIMSDFGTSVMIFTPSYGLYLAEVAKEEGIDPKSIGLKAIGFGAEMWTKEMREKIESEFNAPAFNIYGLTEIMGPGVAVECISQKGLHISEDYFLPEIIDSKTGNPLNEGERGELVLTNLNREGMPIIRFRTKDITSLYHEKCDCGRTFVRMERITGRSDDMIKVKGVAIFPSQIEKALLKIENVEPHYQIIVTRPHLMDEIEVKVEASPDIFFDEVKEMVNIKKKIENYIENEIGLRVKVSLVEPKSIPRSEGKAVRVIDKRNLH; encoded by the coding sequence ATGATATGGAATAAAGAAGCAGAATGTATGTCTAGAGAGGATTTAAGAGAAATTCAACTAAAAAAGCTACAAAAAACTGTTAAAAAAGCTTATGAATGTGTACCATATTATAATAAAAAATATACTGAATTAGGTGTGTTTCCTGAAGATATTGAAACACTTGAAGATATAATAAAACTTCCATTTACTACAAAAGATGATCTTAGAGAAAGTTATCCTTTTGGAATGTTTGCTGTTCCTCCAAAAGATATAATTGAAGTCCATAGTTCTTCTGGAACTACTGGAAAGCCAGTTGTTTCTGGATATACAAAAAAAGATCTTGAAATTTGGAGTGAAATAATGGCAAGAGGACTTACTATGATGGGTGTTGATGAAGAAGATATTATTCAAAATACTCATGGTTATGGTCTATTTACTGGAGGATTCGGAGTTCATTATGGTGCTCAAAAAGTTGGTTCTATTGTTGTTCCAATTTCAACTGGTCAAACAAGAAGGCAAATTGAGATTATGAGCGATTTTGGAACTTCAGTGATGATTTTTACTCCTTCTTATGGTCTTTACTTGGCGGAAGTAGCTAAAGAAGAAGGAATTGATCCAAAATCTATTGGTTTAAAAGCTATTGGATTTGGTGCAGAGATGTGGACTAAAGAAATGAGAGAAAAAATTGAAAGTGAATTTAATGCTCCTGCTTTCAATATTTATGGCCTTACTGAAATTATGGGTCCTGGTGTAGCTGTTGAATGTATTTCTCAAAAAGGATTACATATTTCTGAAGATTATTTTTTACCTGAAATTATTGATTCAAAAACTGGTAATCCTCTTAATGAAGGTGAAAGAGGTGAGCTAGTATTAACTAATCTTAATCGTGAAGGGATGCCGATAATCCGTTTTAGAACCAAAGATATTACCTCTCTTTATCATGAAAAATGTGATTGTGGAAGAACTTTTGTAAGAATGGAAAGAATTACTGGTAGATCTGATGATATGATTAAAGTTAAAGGAGTAGCTATTTTCCCTTCACAAATCGAAAAAGCATTACTTAAAATTGAAAATGTTGAACCTCATTATCAAATAATTGTAACTAGGCCACATTTAATGGATGAAATTGAAGTAAAAGTTGAAGCTTCTCCAGATATTTTCTTTGATGAAGTTAAAGAAATGGTAAATATTAAAAAGAAAATTGAGAATTATATAGAAAATGAAATTGGTTTAAGAGTTAAAGTTTCTCTTGTTGAACCAAAAAGCATTCCAAGAAGTGAAGGTAAAGCTGTTAGAGTAATAGATAAAAGGAATTTACATTAA
- a CDS encoding zinc-ribbon domain-containing protein — translation MDRYCTECGQKIEDGSEFCSNCGTKILDEEETTKTYEPQVVVKNEKNPGLAAVLSFLIIGLGQIYNGEIAKGLILLIVSYICIALFFLIIPPIIGVVLWIYAIYDAYNTAKGINEGTINAN, via the coding sequence ATGGATAGATATTGTACTGAATGTGGTCAAAAAATTGAAGATGGGAGTGAATTTTGTTCTAATTGTGGAACTAAAATCCTTGATGAGGAAGAAACAACAAAAACATATGAACCTCAAGTTGTTGTAAAAAATGAGAAAAATCCTGGTTTAGCTGCTGTTTTATCATTTTTAATAATTGGATTAGGGCAAATATATAATGGAGAAATAGCTAAAGGATTAATTCTTTTAATTGTATCTTATATATGTATTGCATTGTTCTTTTTAATTATTCCTCCAATTATAGGAGTAGTTTTATGGATATATGCTATATATGATGCTTATAATACTGCTAAAGGCATCAATGAAGGAACTATTAATGCTAATTGA